One window from the genome of Sphingomonas lacunae encodes:
- a CDS encoding dihydroorotase, whose translation MSMMLIINARLVRSDADVSQSGTLLVENGRIAAINPDAASLDVETFDARGQLLAPGIIDLGVFATDRRAFHFGGITRAALMPDGPPVLDNPGLIERAAKGGKPDLWVHPLAAATRGLDGRELAEVGLMQRAGARAVATGRHRIADAGVMARLLSYASALGLTTIVHSEDEGLTRNAVATEGEMALRLGLPAAPALAEAMAIARDLTLVEQTGAPVHFRQVTTARGFDLIRSAKAAGLPVSCGITPAHLLLSEVALGEWRTFSRLSPPLRHERDRQAALQALSDGTIDVLASGHDPRGPEDKRLPFADAAPGMAGAETLLASGLGFVRDGLISLQRLFELLSAAPARLLGVSAGKLELGLEADMILIDSEVPWQVDARRMPGLAGNTPFDGLPVQGRVTAVWKGGNRVA comes from the coding sequence ATGAGCATGATGCTGATTATCAATGCCCGCCTTGTGCGATCAGACGCCGATGTATCGCAAAGCGGCACGTTGCTCGTCGAGAATGGCCGCATCGCCGCGATCAATCCGGACGCGGCTTCACTCGATGTCGAGACTTTTGACGCTCGGGGCCAATTGCTCGCACCTGGCATTATTGACCTTGGCGTTTTCGCAACGGATCGCCGCGCCTTTCATTTCGGTGGCATCACGCGTGCGGCCCTGATGCCGGATGGTCCACCGGTACTGGACAATCCCGGCCTCATCGAACGCGCTGCCAAGGGTGGCAAGCCTGACCTTTGGGTTCATCCATTGGCCGCAGCAACCCGCGGCCTCGATGGCAGGGAACTGGCCGAGGTGGGCTTGATGCAACGCGCAGGAGCGCGGGCGGTTGCAACGGGCAGGCATAGGATTGCCGATGCAGGCGTGATGGCCCGACTGCTGTCCTATGCCAGCGCATTGGGGCTTACCACCATTGTCCATAGCGAGGATGAAGGTCTCACCCGCAATGCCGTAGCTACCGAAGGGGAAATGGCTTTGCGCTTGGGATTGCCAGCGGCTCCGGCCTTGGCCGAAGCGATGGCGATCGCCCGGGACCTGACGCTGGTGGAGCAGACCGGCGCACCAGTCCATTTCAGACAGGTAACCACGGCTCGTGGATTTGATCTCATCCGGTCGGCAAAAGCTGCCGGGCTGCCAGTGAGCTGCGGCATTACCCCAGCTCACTTGTTGCTTTCGGAGGTCGCACTTGGCGAATGGCGAACCTTCTCCCGCCTTTCCCCACCGCTTCGCCACGAGCGAGACAGACAGGCAGCGCTTCAGGCACTCTCCGACGGAACAATTGATGTTTTGGCATCAGGCCATGATCCACGCGGACCAGAGGACAAGCGCCTTCCTTTCGCGGATGCCGCGCCTGGCATGGCCGGGGCAGAAACCTTGTTGGCATCCGGCCTCGGCTTCGTCCGCGACGGCCTGATCAGCCTGCAACGATTGTTTGAACTACTTTCCGCCGCTCCGGCTCGATTGCTGGGCGTTTCGGCTGGCAAACTTGAACTGGGCCTGGAAGCCGACATGATCTTGATCGACTCCGAAGTACCCTGGCAAGTCGACGCACGGCGGATGCCCGGTCTTGCAGGAAACACGCCATTTGACGGCCTCCCCGTCCAGGGTCGTGTTACCGCTGTCTGGAAGGGCGGCAATCGCGTCGCCTGA
- a CDS encoding aspartate carbamoyltransferase catalytic subunit encodes MTSPPPAPFSRYPAGSAAFPHPHLLGLAGLQPWEISFLLDEAERWVDLGRSGAVKKADVLHGLTVINAFFENSTRTLLSFEIAGKRLGADVVNMHVAQSSVKKGETLIDTAMTLNAMRADALVIRHMSSGAVALIADKVDCPVLNAGDGWHEHPTQGLLDALTIRRRKGRLDGLIVAICGDIRHSRVARSNMIGLATMGAQVRVAGPATLVPQEVELLGAQRFTRIEDALDGADVVMMLRLQNERMDGTFIPSAREFHALFGLTATRLALAKPDALVMHPGPMNRGVEIDSAIADDPERSAITEQVEMGVAVRMACLDVLTRKARGAEGWA; translated from the coding sequence ATGACATCGCCACCGCCCGCCCCCTTCAGCCGCTACCCAGCCGGGTCAGCAGCCTTCCCGCATCCTCACCTGCTCGGCCTTGCCGGACTGCAGCCATGGGAAATCAGCTTCCTGCTCGATGAAGCCGAGCGCTGGGTCGATCTGGGGCGCAGTGGCGCCGTCAAAAAAGCCGACGTCCTCCACGGCCTCACGGTGATCAACGCCTTCTTCGAAAACAGTACCCGCACACTGCTCAGTTTCGAAATCGCAGGAAAACGCCTCGGCGCCGATGTGGTCAACATGCATGTTGCCCAATCCAGCGTCAAAAAAGGCGAAACGCTGATCGACACAGCGATGACGCTCAACGCCATGCGCGCTGACGCGCTGGTTATCCGGCACATGAGTTCCGGCGCCGTCGCGCTGATTGCTGACAAGGTGGACTGCCCTGTGCTTAACGCCGGCGATGGTTGGCACGAACATCCCACGCAGGGCTTGCTCGACGCCCTCACCATTCGCCGCCGCAAGGGTCGCCTTGACGGCTTGATTGTGGCGATTTGCGGAGACATCCGCCACAGCCGTGTTGCTCGCTCAAACATGATTGGCCTTGCGACCATGGGTGCACAGGTGAGAGTCGCAGGGCCGGCCACACTCGTGCCGCAAGAGGTTGAGCTGCTGGGTGCCCAGCGGTTCACGCGCATCGAGGATGCGCTCGACGGCGCGGATGTTGTGATGATGCTCCGCCTGCAGAACGAACGGATGGATGGAACTTTCATTCCCAGCGCCCGCGAATTTCATGCTCTGTTCGGCCTGACCGCAACCCGTCTCGCGCTGGCCAAGCCCGATGCCTTGGTCATGCATCCCGGACCGATGAACCGGGGCGTCGAAATTGACAGCGCAATAGCCGACGATCCTGAACGCTCTGCGATTACCGAGCAGGTGGAGATGGGCGTTGCGGTCCGCATGGCTTGCCTCGATGTCCTGACCCGCAAGGCACGCGGTGCGGAGGGCTGGGCATGA
- a CDS encoding DUF1294 domain-containing protein: protein MSRTEIAFYWLLFASFTGFALMVWDKHQAKTGGWRVAESTLIFWAVVGGANGVFAAQQILRHKTTKQPISSILTTLVVIEIPLCLTLYFYASQLLPRP from the coding sequence ATGAGCCGAACCGAGATCGCGTTCTATTGGTTGCTGTTCGCCAGTTTCACCGGATTCGCCCTGATGGTCTGGGACAAGCATCAGGCGAAAACCGGGGGTTGGCGGGTTGCGGAGTCGACCCTGATTTTCTGGGCTGTCGTCGGCGGCGCCAATGGCGTCTTTGCCGCTCAGCAGATTCTCCGTCACAAAACGACAAAACAGCCTATTTCCAGTATCTTGACTACTTTGGTCGTGATCGAAATCCCACTCTGTCTGACCCTCTATTTCTACGCGTCGCAGCTACTTCCACGCCCCTGA
- the ruvX gene encoding Holliday junction resolvase RuvX, whose product MLTEDVAAFSAALPEGGRLIGLDVGTKTIGTALCDAGWSFATPADLVRRTKYSADLASLTAQVQREHVVGLIVGLPLNLDGSDSPRTQSVRAFARNIRSLGLPILLWDERWSTAAVERAMIAADMSRAKRAERVDNAAAAYILQGALDALVRQA is encoded by the coding sequence CTGCTGACAGAGGATGTCGCCGCCTTCTCCGCCGCCCTGCCTGAGGGAGGACGGCTCATCGGCCTGGATGTCGGGACAAAAACCATCGGCACGGCACTTTGTGATGCCGGCTGGTCCTTTGCCACTCCTGCCGATCTGGTCAGGCGGACCAAATACTCGGCTGATCTGGCCAGCCTGACGGCACAAGTGCAGCGCGAACATGTTGTTGGCCTGATCGTGGGCCTGCCTCTCAATCTCGACGGCAGTGACAGCCCGCGTACCCAGTCGGTCCGCGCCTTTGCCCGCAATATCCGCAGCCTTGGCCTGCCTATCCTGCTTTGGGATGAACGTTGGTCAACCGCTGCTGTCGAACGGGCAATGATCGCCGCCGACATGAGCCGGGCCAAACGGGCCGAGCGCGTCGACAATGCCGCCGCCGCCTATATCCTCCAGGGGGCCCTCGATGCACTGGTCAGGCAGGCATGA
- a CDS encoding DUF3089 domain-containing protein — MVRKFLYLVAFVIALVIVLAVAYRLNPGPFMRAAMVPTEEFREPQPLRQGYAENAMWIARAGMTGDNPTLWMPRAIDTATRDPAEGPVANPPRVPVEPERGNAAIFFIHPTSYLKRDHWNAPLDDAEANWRALLFVRGMASTMAGAGDVWVPRYQQAAMGAFLTEDTDTANRALNVAYGDVSAAFDQFLADVGPDRPIILAGHSQGALHLTRLLRDKVAGRPIASRIVAAYVVGWPVSVRHDLPRMGLPACEGQESTNCVLGWQTFAEPADPSLILEVYDNSIGFDGQSRRDSAMLCVNPISGTANGTAPRSANLGTVKADDGFADGTLFPGATGARCDGGRGFLLIGEGPEVGPFVLPGNNYHVFDYPLFWANVRADARRRLAAFQAR, encoded by the coding sequence GTGGTCCGGAAATTCCTCTATCTGGTGGCGTTTGTTATCGCCCTGGTTATCGTTCTTGCTGTCGCCTATCGCCTCAACCCCGGTCCGTTCATGCGGGCGGCGATGGTACCAACAGAGGAGTTTCGCGAACCCCAACCGCTGCGGCAAGGCTATGCCGAAAATGCCATGTGGATCGCTCGAGCCGGCATGACCGGCGATAATCCCACCCTTTGGATGCCGCGCGCTATCGACACGGCTACCCGCGACCCTGCCGAAGGCCCTGTGGCCAATCCGCCGCGCGTTCCGGTCGAACCGGAACGCGGCAATGCTGCCATCTTTTTCATACACCCAACCAGCTATCTCAAGCGGGATCATTGGAATGCGCCGCTGGATGACGCCGAAGCCAATTGGCGAGCTTTGCTGTTCGTTCGTGGCATGGCCTCGACGATGGCCGGGGCCGGCGATGTCTGGGTGCCCCGCTATCAACAGGCGGCCATGGGCGCCTTTTTGACAGAGGATACAGATACCGCCAATCGTGCCCTGAATGTCGCCTACGGCGATGTCTCGGCTGCCTTTGATCAGTTCCTTGCCGATGTCGGTCCGGATCGGCCGATCATCCTCGCCGGGCACAGTCAGGGCGCGCTGCACCTCACGCGCCTGCTCAGAGACAAGGTAGCCGGGCGGCCCATCGCCTCGCGTATTGTCGCCGCATATGTGGTCGGCTGGCCTGTGTCGGTTCGCCACGACCTGCCGCGGATGGGCCTGCCGGCTTGCGAAGGGCAGGAAAGCACCAATTGCGTGCTCGGTTGGCAGACCTTTGCCGAACCCGCAGATCCCTCGTTGATACTCGAAGTGTATGACAACAGCATCGGATTTGATGGGCAGTCACGTCGCGACAGTGCGATGCTGTGCGTCAATCCCATCAGTGGCACGGCAAACGGCACTGCCCCCCGTTCGGCCAATCTCGGGACTGTCAAGGCGGACGACGGCTTTGCCGATGGCACTCTCTTCCCTGGAGCGACGGGTGCCCGCTGCGACGGCGGGCGCGGTTTCCTCTTGATCGGCGAAGGCCCGGAGGTCGGACCCTTTGTCCTGCCCGGCAACAATTACCATGTCTTCGACTATCCCCTGTTCTGGGCCAATGTCCGCGCTGACGCACGGCGACGGCTGGCCGCGTTTCAGGCACGCTGA